One stretch of Rhinolophus ferrumequinum isolate MPI-CBG mRhiFer1 chromosome 3, mRhiFer1_v1.p, whole genome shotgun sequence DNA includes these proteins:
- the NHSL1 gene encoding NHS-like protein 1 isoform X1, with the protein MRDREVSAAQPRELGIGQWLPVIPGAGWLPCSLAVSAGEVGWETAVPSPAAPSDCTAPAPPWDCFRMFCLKAVSNLDEESRWSVHYTAPWHQQENVFLPTTRPPCVEDLHRQAKLNLKSVLRECDKLRRDGYRSSQYYSQGPTFTANSSPLCDEYQDEDEETEQKCSISLSEEERLISIRRSKTPTSSDFSDLNTQTNWTKSLPLPTPEEKMRQQAQTVQADVVPINITGENFDRQASLRRSLIYTDTLVRRPKKVKRRKTITGVPDNIQKELASGTGQDDVGGPLAYTPDHYSTLGRLDSCRSAGQRSETRDSSCQTEEVKVVPPSMRRIRAQKGQGIAAQMSHFSGSSGNMSVLSDSAGVVFPSRLSNDAAFHSLPRSGARANMQSLEPRLGVLGPAGDLDGTFPYQRGNSRVNETLGQLGGASRTGTLLRPKSQELRHFESENGISPACVVSPHATYSTSIIPNATLSSSSEVIVIHTAQSSGQLDSKITSSSSYTKIKSRDRLLSRHSGKDDRPSPSGDWSEGPCAIASQASVPHSPSATTLSSLCDSAVSLNTPANRENGSQAVAYNCRNTLSFPAHPQDVDGKSESSYSGGRGHGSVEPWEYHAPGSGRASPLKPHLATPGYSTPASNTSSGSLDQASNKDDARSLYSEDRDGCYTSVHTDSAHGSGNLCSSSNGFGNPRHSVVNVFDGRAQKNQGDRSNYHDKSLSRNISLKKAKKPPLPPSRTDSLRRIPKKNAQMNGQVLNESLIASLQHSLQLTLPSKGSLSPSQSPCSDLEEPWLPRSRSQSTVSAGSSMTSATTPNVYSLCGVTPSQSDTSSVKSEYADPWGYYIDYTGLQEDPGNPGGGGLANSGAPTGNGPVRHAQDGARAAMPQVPGGSVKPKITSPEKSHRVTSPSSGYSSQSNTPTALTPVPVFLKSMSPANGKGKNKPKVPERKSSLISSVSISSSSTSLSSNTSTEGSGTVKKLDSVPASLAVLPLPSLPSSCPADRSPFLPPPPPLADSPDGSPLPQSPLFPPPPPEALPPFHPFTNACFPPPPTAQSPLLLDSSASVPHPSSSLPSSVPPPAPPLDPKLMKDARPSFKMSGQLDSSRDVFRQPAAKEEGARPPMPLITTEALQMVQLRPVKKNSGTEGALIYEQASQEKLTPIVPQYHLKPSALLKSRNSINEMESESQPASVTSLLPTPAKTMSQGHQDGAAEHGRPSSSPGGTGEADAGPSPGSVPLQGTPGPSPSRKPPPISKKPKLFLVVPPPQTDFKVEPTENVSEEAPNPTRGEARENCAARTGSDETDSGSSVLEGGAAGFSSPGRVEANVPTVQPDALPAPKQEEPGTENSAASGGNVESCLSLQDPGFGVPETDIAGCSSEAFDFLKEEGSDEVMTPSRPRTTEDLFAAIHRSKRKVLGRKDSDDDHTRNHSPSPPVTPTGAAPSLASPKQVGSIQRSVRKSSTSSDNFKALLLKKGSRSDTSARMSAAEMLKNTDPRFQRSRSEPSPDTPDSPSSCSPSKSRRAQEEWAKNEGLMPRSLSFSGPRYGRSRTPPSAASSRYSMRNRIQSSPMTVISEGEGEAMEPVDNRARRALGAARGCSLEGLAGEKSDEGPLVCGTEPAALLQAQAADPSDGTSRAEGREPLEQCRGPLRGES; encoded by the exons TGTTCCATCTCTTTGTCAGAAGAGGAAAGACTTATTTCCATCAGGAGATCTAAAACGCCAACCTCAAGTGACTTCTCCGACCTTAATACCCAAACGAACTGGACCAAGTCACTTCCCTTGCCAACACCAGAAGAGAAGATGCGACAGCAAGCCCAAACAGTGCAGGCTGACGTGGTTCCTATTAACATAACCG GGGAGAATTTCGATCGCCAGGCCAGCCTTCGGCGGTCTCTAATTTACACAGACACTCTGGTAAGACGACCGAAGAAAGTCAAAAGGAGAAAGACTATAACAGGAGTCCCTGACAACATACAGAAGGAGCTAG cATCAGGCACGGGCCAAGATGATGTTGGTGGTCCCTTAGCATACACCCCAGACCACTACTCGACACTAGGAAGGCTTGACAGCTGTCGGTCTGCTGGGCAGCGCTCAGAAACCAGGGACTCCAGCTGTCAGACCGAGGAAGTGAAAGTCGTACCACCTTCGATGAGAAGAATCAGGGCACAGAAGGGGCAAGGCATCGCTGCCCAGATGAGCCACTTCTCAGGCTCCTCTGGGAACATGTCTGTGCTGAGCGACTCGGCGGGCGTTGTGTTCCCTTCTCGCCTCAGCAACGATGCTGCTTTCCACAGTCTTCCACGTTCTGGAGCGAGGGCCAACATGCAGTCCCTTGAGCCACGGCTGGGTGTGCTGGGCCCTGCCGGAGACCTGGATGGCACGTTCCCCTACCAGAGGGGGAACTCACGAGTAAATGAAACCTTAGGACAGTTAGGAGGTGCTTCAAGGACTGGGACACTTTTGAGGCCCAAGTCCCAGGAGCTGAGGCACTTTGAGAGTGAAAACGGTATCAGCCCAGCATGTGTGGTGTCTCCTCATGCGACCTACTCCACCAGCATCATCCCGAATGCCACCCTGTCCTCCTCCTCGGAGGTGATTGTTATTCACACCGCTCAGAGTTCAGGGCAGCTGGACAGTAAAATTACCAGCTCCTCTTCATACACGAAGATAAAATCCAGAGACCGCCTCCTCTCCAGGCACTCTGGTAAGGATGACCGTCCGTCTCCCAGTGGTGACTGGAGTGAGGGTCCCTGCGCCATTGCGTCACAGGCCTCAGTTCCCCATTCCCCCAGTGCAACCACACTCTCGTCCCTCTGTGACTCTGCGGTCTCTCTCAATACTCCAGCAAATCGGGAGAATGGATCCCAAGCTGTGGCCTATAACTGTAGAAACACCCTGAGCTTCCCAGCCCACCCCCAGGATGTGGATGGCAAGAGTGAGTCCAGTTATTCAGGAGGCAGGGGCCATGGCAGCGTGGAGCCCTGGGAATACCATGCCCCAGGTAGTGGGCGGGcatcccctctgaagccccattTGGCAACTCCTGGCTACTCCACTCCTGCAAGTAACACAAGCAGTGGCAGTTTAGACCAAGCGTCCAACAAAGACGATGCCAGGTCCCTGTATTCAGAGGACCGTGATGGTTGCTACACATCTGTGCACACCGACTCTGCACATGGATCTGGGAATCTGTGCAGTAGCAGCAATGGCTTTGGGAACCCCAGGCACAGCGTGGTCAATGTCTTTGACGGAAGAGCTCAGAAGAACCAAGGGGACCGGTCAAATTACCATGACAAATCCCTTTCGAGAAACATCTCTTTGAAGAAAGCGAAGAAGCCTCCCCTGCCACCCTCTAGGACAGACTCTCTGCGTAGGATCCCCAAGAAGAACGCCCAGATGAACGGGCAGGTGCTAAACGAGAGCCTGATCGCCTCGCTCCAGCACTCACTGCAGCTGACCCTCCCCAGCAAGGGCAGCCTCTCGCCCTCCCAGAGCCCCTGCAGTGACTTGGAAGAGCCCTGGCTGCCTCGCTCCCGCAGCCAGAGCACAGTGAGTGCCGGCAGCAGCATGACTTCCGCCACCACCCCCAACGTCTACTCCCTGTGCGGGGTCACCCCATCGCAGAGTGACACAAGCAGTGTCAAGTCCGAGTACGCAGACCCCTGGGGTTACTACATTGATTACACGGGCCTGCAGGAAGACCCAGGGAACCCTGGCGGGGGCGGTTTAGCCAACAGTGGGGCGCCAACTGGAAATGGGCCAGTCCGCCATGCCCAAGACGGAGCTAGGGCCGCCATGCCCCAAGTGCCTGGTGGCTCTGTCAAACCAAAGATCACATCCCCAGAGAAGTCACACAGAGTCACTTCTCCATCCAGTGGGTATTCCAGCCAATCAAATACACCCACAGCACTCACCCCCGtgcctgtgtttttaaaatcaatgtcaCCAGCAAATGGGAAGGGGAAGAACAAGCCCAAGGTACCAGAAAGGAAGTCTTCTCTGATTTCTTCCGTATCTATCTCCTCATCATCCACGTCCCTTTCTTCTAATACATCTACAGAAGGAAGTGGAACTGTGAAGAAGCTGGATTCAGTGCCAGCCTCTCTTGctgttctccctctcccttctcttccgtCTTCATGTCCTGCTGACAggtctccttttcttcctcctcccccacctttgGCAGATTCCCCCGACGGCTctcctctgcctcagtctcccctttTCCCCCCTCCACCACCAGAAgctcttcctcccttccatcctttCACCAACGCatgctttcctcctccccccaccgcACAGAGCCCCCTTCTTCTGGATTCTTCTGCCTCCGTGCCACACCCTTCATCATCTTTACCCTCCTCGgttcccccacctgccccaccccttGACCCCAAGTTGATGAAAGATGCCAGGCCTTCTTTCAAAATGTCTGGCCAGCTAGACTCCTCCCGGGATGTCTTTAGACAACCTGCTGCCAAGGAGGAGGGGGCCAGACCTCCCATGCCCCTGATAACCACAGAAGCGTTGCAGATGGTACAGTTGAGGCCGGTGAAGAAGAACTCAGGAACTGAGGGAGCACTGATATATGAACAAGCATCTCAGGAAAAACTAACTCCGATTGTGCCCCAGTATCATTTGAAGCCATCTGCTCTCCTGAAATCCCGAAATAGcataaatgaaatggagagtGAAAGCCAGCCTGCCTCCGTGACAAGCTTGCTTCCGACTCCTGCCAAGACCATGAGTCAGGGTCACCAGGACGGTGCAGCCGAGCATGGACGCCCGAGCTCCAGCCCGGGAGGCACAGGGGAGGCGGATGCCGGGCCCAGCCCCGGGTCCGTCCCACTCCAGGGAACCCCCGGCCCTTCGCCCAGCAGGAAGCCACCCCCTATTTCCAAGAAGCCCAAATTGTTCCTAGTGGTGCCACCTCCACAGACAGATTTCAAAGTGGAGCCAACAGAGAACGTGAGCGAAGAGGCGCCCAACCCCACCAGGGGAGAGGCCAGAGAGAATTGTGCAGCCAGGACTGGTTCTGATGAGACCGACTCCGGCAGCTCGGTCCTTGAGGGAGGAGCTGCAGGATTCTCATCCCCAGGCAGAGTGGAAGCCAATGTCCCCACGGTGCAGCCCGATGCCTTGCCAGCCCCCAAGCAGGAGGAGCCAGGCACCGAGAACAGTGCAGCCAGTGGAGGCAATGTGGAGAGCTGTCTGTCTCTGCAGGACCCAGGAT TTGGGGTGCCAGAGACCGACATAGCCGGCTGTTCCTCAGAGGCCTTTGACTTCCTTAAGGAAGAAGGGAGTGATGAGGTGATGACCCCCAGTCGACCCCGGACCACGGAAGACCTCTTTGCAGCTATTCACAG ATCCAAGAGGAAAGTCCTTGGCCGTAAAGATTCAGATGACGATCATACCCGAAACCATTCTCCGTCCCCACCAGTGACACCCACTGGTGctgcccccagcctggcctccccaAAGCAAGTGGGATCCATCCAGAGAAGTGTCCGTAAGAGCAGCACCAGCAGTGACAACTTCAAAGCTCTGCTGCTGAAAAAGGGGAGTCGATCAGACACCAGTGCCCGCATGTCCGCGGCCGAGATGCTCAAGAACACAGACCCTAGATTCCAGAGGTCAAGGTCGGAGCCCTCGCCAGACACTCCCGACAGCCCGTCCAGCTGCTCCCCGAGCAAGAGCAGAAGGGCCCAGGAGGAGTGGGCCAAGAACGAAGGCTTGATGCCTCGGAGCCTGTCCTTTTCCGGCCCCAGGTATGGCCGCAGCCGGACGCCGCCGTCTGCCGCCAGCAGCAGGTACAGCATGAGGAACCGGATCCAGAGCAGCCCCATGACCGTCATCTCGGAAGGCGAAGGGGAAGCCATGGAGCCTGTGGACAACAGGGCTCGCCGGGCCCTGGGTGCTGCAAGGGGGTGTTCACTGGAGGGACTGGCAGGGGAGAAATCAGATGAGGGCCCCCTGGTGTGTGGCACGGAGCCCGCTGCCTTGCTGCAAGCTCAGGCCGCTGACCCCAGCGATGGGACCTCCAGGGCTGAGGGCAGGGAGCCATTGGAACAGTGCAGAGGCCCTCTGAGGGGTGAAAGTTAG
- the NHSL1 gene encoding NHS-like protein 1 isoform X4: MPLRTSCYHHQPVTEVRTAVSNLDEESRWSVHYTAPWHQQENVFLPTTRPPCVEDLHRQAKLNLKSVLRECDKLRRDGYRSSQYYSQGPTFTANSSPLCDEYQDEDEETEQKCSISLSEEERLISIRRSKTPTSSDFSDLNTQTNWTKSLPLPTPEEKMRQQAQTVQADVVPINITGENFDRQASLRRSLIYTDTLVRRPKKVKRRKTITGVPDNIQKELASGTGQDDVGGPLAYTPDHYSTLGRLDSCRSAGQRSETRDSSCQTEEVKVVPPSMRRIRAQKGQGIAAQMSHFSGSSGNMSVLSDSAGVVFPSRLSNDAAFHSLPRSGARANMQSLEPRLGVLGPAGDLDGTFPYQRGNSRVNETLGQLGGASRTGTLLRPKSQELRHFESENGISPACVVSPHATYSTSIIPNATLSSSSEVIVIHTAQSSGQLDSKITSSSSYTKIKSRDRLLSRHSGKDDRPSPSGDWSEGPCAIASQASVPHSPSATTLSSLCDSAVSLNTPANRENGSQAVAYNCRNTLSFPAHPQDVDGKSESSYSGGRGHGSVEPWEYHAPGSGRASPLKPHLATPGYSTPASNTSSGSLDQASNKDDARSLYSEDRDGCYTSVHTDSAHGSGNLCSSSNGFGNPRHSVVNVFDGRAQKNQGDRSNYHDKSLSRNISLKKAKKPPLPPSRTDSLRRIPKKNAQMNGQVLNESLIASLQHSLQLTLPSKGSLSPSQSPCSDLEEPWLPRSRSQSTVSAGSSMTSATTPNVYSLCGVTPSQSDTSSVKSEYADPWGYYIDYTGLQEDPGNPGGGGLANSGAPTGNGPVRHAQDGARAAMPQVPGGSVKPKITSPEKSHRVTSPSSGYSSQSNTPTALTPVPVFLKSMSPANGKGKNKPKVPERKSSLISSVSISSSSTSLSSNTSTEGSGTVKKLDSVPASLAVLPLPSLPSSCPADRSPFLPPPPPLADSPDGSPLPQSPLFPPPPPEALPPFHPFTNACFPPPPTAQSPLLLDSSASVPHPSSSLPSSVPPPAPPLDPKLMKDARPSFKMSGQLDSSRDVFRQPAAKEEGARPPMPLITTEALQMVQLRPVKKNSGTEGALIYEQASQEKLTPIVPQYHLKPSALLKSRNSINEMESESQPASVTSLLPTPAKTMSQGHQDGAAEHGRPSSSPGGTGEADAGPSPGSVPLQGTPGPSPSRKPPPISKKPKLFLVVPPPQTDFKVEPTENVSEEAPNPTRGEARENCAARTGSDETDSGSSVLEGGAAGFSSPGRVEANVPTVQPDALPAPKQEEPGTENSAASGGNVESCLSLQDPGFGVPETDIAGCSSEAFDFLKEEGSDEVMTPSRPRTTEDLFAAIHRSKRKVLGRKDSDDDHTRNHSPSPPVTPTGAAPSLASPKQVGSIQRSVRKSSTSSDNFKALLLKKGSRSDTSARMSAAEMLKNTDPRFQRSRSEPSPDTPDSPSSCSPSKSRRAQEEWAKNEGLMPRSLSFSGPRYGRSRTPPSAASSRYSMRNRIQSSPMTVISEGEGEAMEPVDNRARRALGAARGCSLEGLAGEKSDEGPLVCGTEPAALLQAQAADPSDGTSRAEGREPLEQCRGPLRGES; encoded by the exons TGTTCCATCTCTTTGTCAGAAGAGGAAAGACTTATTTCCATCAGGAGATCTAAAACGCCAACCTCAAGTGACTTCTCCGACCTTAATACCCAAACGAACTGGACCAAGTCACTTCCCTTGCCAACACCAGAAGAGAAGATGCGACAGCAAGCCCAAACAGTGCAGGCTGACGTGGTTCCTATTAACATAACCG GGGAGAATTTCGATCGCCAGGCCAGCCTTCGGCGGTCTCTAATTTACACAGACACTCTGGTAAGACGACCGAAGAAAGTCAAAAGGAGAAAGACTATAACAGGAGTCCCTGACAACATACAGAAGGAGCTAG cATCAGGCACGGGCCAAGATGATGTTGGTGGTCCCTTAGCATACACCCCAGACCACTACTCGACACTAGGAAGGCTTGACAGCTGTCGGTCTGCTGGGCAGCGCTCAGAAACCAGGGACTCCAGCTGTCAGACCGAGGAAGTGAAAGTCGTACCACCTTCGATGAGAAGAATCAGGGCACAGAAGGGGCAAGGCATCGCTGCCCAGATGAGCCACTTCTCAGGCTCCTCTGGGAACATGTCTGTGCTGAGCGACTCGGCGGGCGTTGTGTTCCCTTCTCGCCTCAGCAACGATGCTGCTTTCCACAGTCTTCCACGTTCTGGAGCGAGGGCCAACATGCAGTCCCTTGAGCCACGGCTGGGTGTGCTGGGCCCTGCCGGAGACCTGGATGGCACGTTCCCCTACCAGAGGGGGAACTCACGAGTAAATGAAACCTTAGGACAGTTAGGAGGTGCTTCAAGGACTGGGACACTTTTGAGGCCCAAGTCCCAGGAGCTGAGGCACTTTGAGAGTGAAAACGGTATCAGCCCAGCATGTGTGGTGTCTCCTCATGCGACCTACTCCACCAGCATCATCCCGAATGCCACCCTGTCCTCCTCCTCGGAGGTGATTGTTATTCACACCGCTCAGAGTTCAGGGCAGCTGGACAGTAAAATTACCAGCTCCTCTTCATACACGAAGATAAAATCCAGAGACCGCCTCCTCTCCAGGCACTCTGGTAAGGATGACCGTCCGTCTCCCAGTGGTGACTGGAGTGAGGGTCCCTGCGCCATTGCGTCACAGGCCTCAGTTCCCCATTCCCCCAGTGCAACCACACTCTCGTCCCTCTGTGACTCTGCGGTCTCTCTCAATACTCCAGCAAATCGGGAGAATGGATCCCAAGCTGTGGCCTATAACTGTAGAAACACCCTGAGCTTCCCAGCCCACCCCCAGGATGTGGATGGCAAGAGTGAGTCCAGTTATTCAGGAGGCAGGGGCCATGGCAGCGTGGAGCCCTGGGAATACCATGCCCCAGGTAGTGGGCGGGcatcccctctgaagccccattTGGCAACTCCTGGCTACTCCACTCCTGCAAGTAACACAAGCAGTGGCAGTTTAGACCAAGCGTCCAACAAAGACGATGCCAGGTCCCTGTATTCAGAGGACCGTGATGGTTGCTACACATCTGTGCACACCGACTCTGCACATGGATCTGGGAATCTGTGCAGTAGCAGCAATGGCTTTGGGAACCCCAGGCACAGCGTGGTCAATGTCTTTGACGGAAGAGCTCAGAAGAACCAAGGGGACCGGTCAAATTACCATGACAAATCCCTTTCGAGAAACATCTCTTTGAAGAAAGCGAAGAAGCCTCCCCTGCCACCCTCTAGGACAGACTCTCTGCGTAGGATCCCCAAGAAGAACGCCCAGATGAACGGGCAGGTGCTAAACGAGAGCCTGATCGCCTCGCTCCAGCACTCACTGCAGCTGACCCTCCCCAGCAAGGGCAGCCTCTCGCCCTCCCAGAGCCCCTGCAGTGACTTGGAAGAGCCCTGGCTGCCTCGCTCCCGCAGCCAGAGCACAGTGAGTGCCGGCAGCAGCATGACTTCCGCCACCACCCCCAACGTCTACTCCCTGTGCGGGGTCACCCCATCGCAGAGTGACACAAGCAGTGTCAAGTCCGAGTACGCAGACCCCTGGGGTTACTACATTGATTACACGGGCCTGCAGGAAGACCCAGGGAACCCTGGCGGGGGCGGTTTAGCCAACAGTGGGGCGCCAACTGGAAATGGGCCAGTCCGCCATGCCCAAGACGGAGCTAGGGCCGCCATGCCCCAAGTGCCTGGTGGCTCTGTCAAACCAAAGATCACATCCCCAGAGAAGTCACACAGAGTCACTTCTCCATCCAGTGGGTATTCCAGCCAATCAAATACACCCACAGCACTCACCCCCGtgcctgtgtttttaaaatcaatgtcaCCAGCAAATGGGAAGGGGAAGAACAAGCCCAAGGTACCAGAAAGGAAGTCTTCTCTGATTTCTTCCGTATCTATCTCCTCATCATCCACGTCCCTTTCTTCTAATACATCTACAGAAGGAAGTGGAACTGTGAAGAAGCTGGATTCAGTGCCAGCCTCTCTTGctgttctccctctcccttctcttccgtCTTCATGTCCTGCTGACAggtctccttttcttcctcctcccccacctttgGCAGATTCCCCCGACGGCTctcctctgcctcagtctcccctttTCCCCCCTCCACCACCAGAAgctcttcctcccttccatcctttCACCAACGCatgctttcctcctccccccaccgcACAGAGCCCCCTTCTTCTGGATTCTTCTGCCTCCGTGCCACACCCTTCATCATCTTTACCCTCCTCGgttcccccacctgccccaccccttGACCCCAAGTTGATGAAAGATGCCAGGCCTTCTTTCAAAATGTCTGGCCAGCTAGACTCCTCCCGGGATGTCTTTAGACAACCTGCTGCCAAGGAGGAGGGGGCCAGACCTCCCATGCCCCTGATAACCACAGAAGCGTTGCAGATGGTACAGTTGAGGCCGGTGAAGAAGAACTCAGGAACTGAGGGAGCACTGATATATGAACAAGCATCTCAGGAAAAACTAACTCCGATTGTGCCCCAGTATCATTTGAAGCCATCTGCTCTCCTGAAATCCCGAAATAGcataaatgaaatggagagtGAAAGCCAGCCTGCCTCCGTGACAAGCTTGCTTCCGACTCCTGCCAAGACCATGAGTCAGGGTCACCAGGACGGTGCAGCCGAGCATGGACGCCCGAGCTCCAGCCCGGGAGGCACAGGGGAGGCGGATGCCGGGCCCAGCCCCGGGTCCGTCCCACTCCAGGGAACCCCCGGCCCTTCGCCCAGCAGGAAGCCACCCCCTATTTCCAAGAAGCCCAAATTGTTCCTAGTGGTGCCACCTCCACAGACAGATTTCAAAGTGGAGCCAACAGAGAACGTGAGCGAAGAGGCGCCCAACCCCACCAGGGGAGAGGCCAGAGAGAATTGTGCAGCCAGGACTGGTTCTGATGAGACCGACTCCGGCAGCTCGGTCCTTGAGGGAGGAGCTGCAGGATTCTCATCCCCAGGCAGAGTGGAAGCCAATGTCCCCACGGTGCAGCCCGATGCCTTGCCAGCCCCCAAGCAGGAGGAGCCAGGCACCGAGAACAGTGCAGCCAGTGGAGGCAATGTGGAGAGCTGTCTGTCTCTGCAGGACCCAGGAT TTGGGGTGCCAGAGACCGACATAGCCGGCTGTTCCTCAGAGGCCTTTGACTTCCTTAAGGAAGAAGGGAGTGATGAGGTGATGACCCCCAGTCGACCCCGGACCACGGAAGACCTCTTTGCAGCTATTCACAG ATCCAAGAGGAAAGTCCTTGGCCGTAAAGATTCAGATGACGATCATACCCGAAACCATTCTCCGTCCCCACCAGTGACACCCACTGGTGctgcccccagcctggcctccccaAAGCAAGTGGGATCCATCCAGAGAAGTGTCCGTAAGAGCAGCACCAGCAGTGACAACTTCAAAGCTCTGCTGCTGAAAAAGGGGAGTCGATCAGACACCAGTGCCCGCATGTCCGCGGCCGAGATGCTCAAGAACACAGACCCTAGATTCCAGAGGTCAAGGTCGGAGCCCTCGCCAGACACTCCCGACAGCCCGTCCAGCTGCTCCCCGAGCAAGAGCAGAAGGGCCCAGGAGGAGTGGGCCAAGAACGAAGGCTTGATGCCTCGGAGCCTGTCCTTTTCCGGCCCCAGGTATGGCCGCAGCCGGACGCCGCCGTCTGCCGCCAGCAGCAGGTACAGCATGAGGAACCGGATCCAGAGCAGCCCCATGACCGTCATCTCGGAAGGCGAAGGGGAAGCCATGGAGCCTGTGGACAACAGGGCTCGCCGGGCCCTGGGTGCTGCAAGGGGGTGTTCACTGGAGGGACTGGCAGGGGAGAAATCAGATGAGGGCCCCCTGGTGTGTGGCACGGAGCCCGCTGCCTTGCTGCAAGCTCAGGCCGCTGACCCCAGCGATGGGACCTCCAGGGCTGAGGGCAGGGAGCCATTGGAACAGTGCAGAGGCCCTCTGAGGGGTGAAAGTTAG